The genome window GGGCATATTTCCAGGTGATCAGCTTTCCATTGCATTCCCCCGGCACACAAAACGCAATAATGGCAAATACAATAAATACATAGGAAGATCCGAGAGAAGGAATCAAGCCCATCCAAAGCTGTCTGGTAAAGGCCATGACAACCGGTATTACAAAAAGAGTAAGGCTGATTGCCTCTGAACGGTTCATTTTACCGAGCTTATTATATTCGGCAACAAAATATTCTTTCGCGCCCGGAAGCATTTTCGTCTCCGATTTCATGGTGAGCATATAGAGGACATTACCAATCGTAATCACGATCAAGATTGGAATCATCAGTTTAACCCACGTCGTATACATATACTCCATTCCGGTCAGTTCCTCAATATAACCAATAACGACCAGATTCATACCCCCTCCCAGAGGAGAACCAAAGCCTCCGATTCCGGATCCCCAGGCAATGGCAAGCAGGATATTTGCCGCACTCAAATGTTCTCCTGGATTTTCTTTTTTTACAGCCTTCAGCATGGCAAGCGCGATGGGAGTCAGCGTTGCGCCTACTACAACATTAGGCAGGAAAATGCTCATCACTGTGGAAGCAATAAACCAAACCGCCAACTGCGATTTTATAGATGGCCCCACCAAAGATAACGCTCTCAAGGCAATTCTGCGGTTCAGTCCGGTTGTCTCCCAAGTCAGAGTTAAAATATTTGCCCCCAAAAGAAGCACTACCAGATCAGAGAAATACTGGGGAATAATATCGCCTACTGCAACAATCCCAAACACCGCGCAAATAAGGATTGGAAGCAGTGAAGTCACGGCCACCCCTACGGGAAGGGTAATCCACCATGCCGCCATCCAAAGAAATAATCCCAATGCGCCGCGAACAGCATAGGGCATAACCGACTCTGGCACAAGCAATAGCA of Roseburia hominis contains these proteins:
- a CDS encoding SLC13 family permease; the protein is MNKSTVMKLLSGPILFLLVLLLVPESVMPYAVRGALGLFLWMAAWWITLPVGVAVTSLLPILICAVFGIVAVGDIIPQYFSDLVVLLLGANILTLTWETTGLNRRIALRALSLVGPSIKSQLAVWFIASTVMSIFLPNVVVGATLTPIALAMLKAVKKENPGEHLSAANILLAIAWGSGIGGFGSPLGGGMNLVVIGYIEELTGMEYMYTTWVKLMIPILIVITIGNVLYMLTMKSETKMLPGAKEYFVAEYNKLGKMNRSEAISLTLFVIPVVMAFTRQLWMGLIPSLGSSYVFIVFAIIAFCVPGECNGKLITWKYAQPKISWGLFYTLAGGLALGKVITTSGASNMVADFVANSGITNAALLCVIFIVMASVLANISSNNSACAIACPLVVSVMTALNQNPIPYLYMAAVGGNLAYLLPSATRAIPVDAGVEPSYMLKKGALVNVIAVVLAILCALVCIKLPMYS